A genomic window from Cardinium endosymbiont of Culicoides punctatus includes:
- the gpmI gene encoding 2,3-bisphosphoglycerate-independent phosphoglycerate mutase, producing MLRLKQPKSIILLILDGWGHRVSTDYNAIALAKKPHWDHLIKTVPHTLLQASGLSVGLPAGQMGNSEVGHLTIGAGRVIYQDLTRIHKSIENGDFMNNKIFILGLLSPGGVHSHETHLYALLELCAQMGISNCYIHAFLDGRDTPPKSAANSLIALEEKCKQLGIGNIASLIGRYYAMDRDNRWERTKAAYDCIVGGRSLCVASTALDGLEAAYARNETDEFVQPTCLYKSDAAPITVQSGDVVFFMNFRADRVQQLSRAFLDPDFLNFKRITSPNLGGFVSLTEYATDIPSQIAFPPQSIKNGLGEYLSKMGLKQLRIAETEKYAHVTFFFNGGIAAPFPYETRLLIPSKKVAHYDMAPKMSLLEITDQLLKAISQKEHDVIICNFANPDMVGHTGNQMATQEAITCVDACIGKMVVVQIYDFT from the coding sequence ATGCTTAGATTGAAACAGCCCAAGTCCATTATTTTATTGATTCTTGACGGTTGGGGCCATCGTGTGTCAACAGATTACAATGCTATTGCACTTGCTAAAAAGCCACATTGGGACCATTTGATTAAAACCGTTCCGCATACGCTATTGCAGGCATCAGGCCTCTCTGTTGGGCTACCAGCAGGACAAATGGGTAATTCGGAAGTTGGTCATTTGACCATTGGAGCTGGAAGGGTGATCTATCAGGACCTTACACGTATCCATAAATCCATTGAAAATGGTGATTTTATGAATAATAAAATCTTTATTTTGGGATTATTATCACCAGGAGGCGTACATAGCCATGAAACACATCTATATGCTTTATTGGAACTATGTGCTCAAATGGGTATATCAAACTGTTATATACATGCCTTTTTAGATGGTCGAGATACACCACCTAAAAGTGCAGCAAACAGTCTGATCGCATTAGAAGAAAAATGCAAACAACTAGGTATAGGTAACATTGCTTCACTTATTGGACGCTATTATGCCATGGATAGAGACAACCGCTGGGAGCGTACCAAAGCTGCTTATGATTGCATAGTAGGAGGGAGGTCGCTATGTGTAGCATCTACAGCCTTAGATGGTTTAGAAGCTGCTTATGCTAGAAATGAAACGGATGAGTTTGTACAGCCCACCTGTTTGTATAAGTCAGATGCTGCTCCCATAACGGTTCAATCTGGTGATGTGGTTTTTTTTATGAATTTTCGAGCAGATCGTGTACAACAACTAAGTCGTGCTTTTCTGGATCCCGACTTTCTAAATTTTAAAAGAATAACATCACCCAATTTAGGCGGTTTTGTCTCTTTAACAGAATATGCTACCGATATTCCCAGCCAGATTGCCTTTCCCCCTCAATCTATAAAAAATGGATTAGGTGAATATCTTTCTAAAATGGGCTTAAAGCAACTGCGTATTGCAGAAACAGAAAAATATGCACATGTAACTTTCTTTTTTAATGGAGGTATAGCGGCTCCTTTTCCTTATGAAACACGTTTATTGATTCCATCAAAAAAAGTAGCCCATTATGATATGGCGCCTAAGATGAGTCTGCTAGAAATAACCGATCAGTTGTTGAAAGCTATTTCCCAAAAAGAACATGATGTCATTATTTGTAACTTTGCGAATCCAGATATGGTTGGACATACGGGAAATCAAATGGCAACGCAAGAAGCCATTACCTGTGTGGATGCATGTATCGGCAAAATGGTGGTGGTACAAATATATGATTTTACTTAG
- a CDS encoding phosphoglycerate kinase, protein MMLDQACFKNKKVLIRVDFNLPITESGIVTDDRRMRSSLQTIQKVIADGGIAILIAHFGRPKNGYEERYSLRRLLPTLSNLLANPIVFVPSCVGSEVKNLIDSLEPGTVALLENVRFHKEETLGDIAFAQELASLADTYINEAFGTIHRNHASISLLPAYFKERFAGYLLQEEIAAMNKLFLKENQPVIAIMGGSKLVDKAKPIKGLVNYAEHILIGGGLVWPFYHAQQTTSGRLSVCAQEEVAFIANDVCNHINKNMHCQLSLPIDVVHAPEIHEQAHPCISSLENLPYGSHILDIGPATQAHFTSFILQAKTILWSGPMGIFEWDKFSTGTAMIARAVAQATANGAFSIIGGGDTAAAITTMGYEENVSYISTGGGALLAYIAADRKLPSLEALQV, encoded by the coding sequence TACAGATGATCGACGCATGCGCAGTAGTTTACAAACTATTCAAAAGGTCATAGCAGATGGTGGCATAGCCATCTTGATTGCTCATTTTGGAAGACCAAAAAATGGATATGAGGAACGTTATTCTTTAAGGAGACTATTACCTACGTTATCGAATTTGTTAGCAAACCCTATTGTATTTGTTCCTAGCTGTGTAGGTTCTGAGGTAAAAAATCTTATAGATTCGTTAGAACCAGGTACAGTCGCACTACTTGAAAATGTACGCTTTCATAAAGAAGAAACGTTAGGCGATATAGCATTTGCCCAAGAGTTGGCATCCTTGGCAGACACTTACATCAATGAAGCATTTGGGACGATTCATAGAAATCATGCTTCCATTAGTTTGCTACCTGCTTATTTTAAGGAGCGTTTTGCTGGTTATCTACTTCAGGAAGAAATCGCTGCTATGAATAAGCTTTTTTTAAAAGAAAATCAGCCTGTTATCGCAATTATGGGTGGTAGCAAGCTAGTAGATAAAGCCAAGCCTATTAAAGGTCTGGTTAATTATGCAGAACACATTCTTATTGGTGGGGGACTTGTATGGCCCTTTTATCATGCACAACAAACTACCTCTGGTCGCCTATCTGTTTGTGCACAAGAAGAAGTAGCCTTCATTGCCAACGATGTATGCAACCATATTAATAAAAATATGCATTGTCAGCTGTCCTTACCTATAGATGTCGTGCATGCCCCAGAAATACATGAGCAAGCGCATCCTTGTATTTCTTCTCTGGAAAATTTGCCTTATGGATCACATATATTAGATATAGGTCCCGCTACCCAAGCACATTTTACATCATTTATTTTACAAGCAAAAACCATATTATGGTCTGGCCCAATGGGTATTTTTGAGTGGGATAAGTTCTCTACAGGGACTGCTATGATTGCCCGTGCCGTTGCACAAGCCACTGCAAATGGAGCATTTAGCATAATAGGAGGGGGAGATACTGCCGCTGCCATTACTACAATGGGATATGAAGAAAATGTCTCCTATATTTCTACCGGTGGGGGAGCGCTACTTGCCTATATTGCGGCAGATAGAAAATTACCTAGTTTAGAGGCCTTACAGGTTTAA